In Fibrobacter sp. UWEL, the genomic stretch GGGCAGTATTGCTCCCAGCTCGCCGCAGTAAGTCAACAGCAGGTAGGCCAGAACGTTGAGCGTCATGCCCATGCCTACAAGGCGAGTAAGCCAGCCCCGGTCAATCAGGCGCCCCGTCGATATGCGGTTTATGATAAGGCCTGCGGCAATCAGCGCATAGAACCATCCACTTCCGCCGATTCCAAGTTCCTTTGCATAGAGGGCGATGTAGTTGGTCACCGGACCGTAGGCGAATCCCACGAAAATAAAATTCAAAAATTGGGGAATTGCTTTTGTCAGGAAGAAACGGTCCAGAGATAGCGGGGCGTGGGGCTTCTTTTCGCGGGGCTTTACGGGTAAAGTCTTCACCAGTATCAAGCCAATAACGCAAAGCGCAATGGATATGGCGAATACCATGTTACTGCCCAATCCTTCGTACAAGAACATGCCGGTCATAGGGCCTGTGGCAAAGGCCAAGTTCACGCTAATGCCAAAGTAGCCGATACCTTCGCCGCGACGGCTGCTGGGGAGTGCATCGATTGCCACCGTGTTGCTGGCTGTGGTAGAAATCCCGAAGAATACGCCGTGCATAAAGCGGACTACGGCAAGCAAGGGCAAGAGACCTAAGGCCCAGTACCCTACAAAGCACAAGGTGAATGCGAAAAATGTCCAGAAGTAAAGGGGCTTACGGCTGAGACTATCCACCAGAAATCCGGCGAAAGGCCTACAGCACAAAGCTCCGATGGTATACAACGAAATGATAAAGCCCGCAGTGGCGTTATCCGTCTGGAACTTTTCAAAAATGTACAGCGGTAAAACGGGCAATAGCTGGTAGAAGCTAAAGAATAGCAAAAAGTTCGCAGCCGCGCAGGTTACAAAATTGCGTGTCCAAAGTGCGGGCTTTTCTACACTCTCGTTCATGATTTGAA encodes the following:
- a CDS encoding MFS transporter, with translation MNESVEKPALWTRNFVTCAAANFLLFFSFYQLLPVLPLYIFEKFQTDNATAGFIISLYTIGALCCRPFAGFLVDSLSRKPLYFWTFFAFTLCFVGYWALGLLPLLAVVRFMHGVFFGISTTASNTVAIDALPSSRRGEGIGYFGISVNLAFATGPMTGMFLYEGLGSNMVFAISIALCVIGLILVKTLPVKPREKKPHAPLSLDRFFLTKAIPQFLNFIFVGFAYGPVTNYIALYAKELGIGGSGWFYALIAAGLIINRISTGRLIDRGWLTRLVGMGMTLNVLAYLLLTYCGELGAILPGGPALPFFISSFMIGTSLGLIFPGYQTMCVNLARHDQRGTANSTYLSGWDIGIGSGILVGGSMAQHFGMHQQVFLACVVALFVADIMYLCYTSKHYHKNKLEGN